CGGCAACGATAATCACTGCGTACATAACACAATCGTCTAAGAAAAATGAAGGCGATTATTTTAGCATAAAAAATATTTGGATGAATGCTATCCTAAATGTAACTTTATAAGATAAAAATGATGATTTAAATGGTAATTCAGATGGTCCAAATTGATATTGTATAGACCATCTGAATAAAGATTCTAAATATGATTATTTACATCTTCATATTTGGTTTCACGAATCATTAAAAATGCAATCAGGGAGAGGATTGAAGCAACACTGAGATATAATCCAACTGCACCAAGCCCATAACTTTCTGCCAATTTTGTTGCAATGTAGGGCGCAAAGGATGCTCCAAAAATACCGGCCAGATTAAAGGTTAATGCAGAACCTGTATAACGGACGGAAATTGGAAAAATCTCAGATAAGACCGTACCAATTGGCCCATAGGTTAGGCCCATAATCGAAAGACCAATACACAGGAACAAGAACACTAAAATTGGACTACCTGAACCTAATAGCGGAGCAAAACATAATCCGAATAGGGCAGAAAGAATACACACCGCAATCGACGTATTTTTACGACCGAATTTTTCTGCCAAAATTGCCGACAGTGGAATAAAGGCGGCAAAACATAGGGTCGCCACCAGTTGTAACACAAGGAAGTCGCCCCGTGCATAACCAAGTTTAGTGGTTCCCCAATTCAGTGCGAACACAGTGGTCAGATAGAACACCACGAAAGTACAAATGGCAGCAATGGTGCCAAGAATCAGCATGGGTAAGTGTTTGGTCATGACTTCTTTAAAAGGGACATTCACTTCTTTTTGCTTGTTTAATACTTTTTGGAAGGCTGGGGTCTCATGTAGTTTTAAGCGAATGTATAAACCGATCAAGACCAATGCTGCACTGGCAATAAATGGGATACGCCAGCCCCAGGTCATAAAGGCTTGTTCCGACATAAAAGCATTCAGTAACAGAAATGAACCCGTAGCAAGGATGAAGCCAAGCGGCGCTCCTAATTGCGGGAACATACCATACCAAGCGCGCTTGCCTTCTGGCGCGTTCTCAGTGGCAAGCAGTACGGCACCACTCCATTCACCACCTAAGCCTAAACCTTGGCCTAAACGGCATAGGGCAAGCAATAATGGGGCAGCGAGACCAATTTGTGCATAGGTCGGAAGCAGACCGATACACACGGTAGAAATTCCCATCGTGAGCAAGGCTGCAACCAGCGTGGCTTTACGTCCGATCCGATCACCAAGATGTCCAAAGAGTGCTGCACCAATGGGACGAGCAATAAAGGCGATGGCAAAGGTTGCCAGTGATTTGAGTACCGCAGCGCCATCGCTACTTTCAGGGAAAAATAAATGTGGAAAAATCAGAACAGCAGCTGTGGCATAGATATAAAAGTCAAAAAACTCAATCGTGGTACCGACAAGGCTGGCAAATAATACCCTTACTTTTGAATTACTGGCCACTTCTGGGGTGGCCGTCGTAGTGCTCGACGACATACAAGACCTTCATGTTATTTATTCAAGAACATATAGGGGCTGCGGCCATTTCACTTTACGAGCTATAGCTCTCATTGCGACAGTGGGAATTTTTTAGGCGGTACAAGGAATGCCTTGCGAAACTTAGTCATTCTAAGTAAGCAAGATATAACGCAGT
The DNA window shown above is from Acinetobacter colistiniresistens and carries:
- a CDS encoding MFS transporter → MSSSTTTATPEVASNSKVRVLFASLVGTTIEFFDFYIYATAAVLIFPHLFFPESSDGAAVLKSLATFAIAFIARPIGAALFGHLGDRIGRKATLVAALLTMGISTVCIGLLPTYAQIGLAAPLLLALCRLGQGLGLGGEWSGAVLLATENAPEGKRAWYGMFPQLGAPLGFILATGSFLLLNAFMSEQAFMTWGWRIPFIASAALVLIGLYIRLKLHETPAFQKVLNKQKEVNVPFKEVMTKHLPMLILGTIAAICTFVVFYLTTVFALNWGTTKLGYARGDFLVLQLVATLCFAAFIPLSAILAEKFGRKNTSIAVCILSALFGLCFAPLLGSGSPILVFLFLCIGLSIMGLTYGPIGTVLSEIFPISVRYTGSALTFNLAGIFGASFAPYIATKLAESYGLGAVGLYLSVASILSLIAFLMIRETKYEDVNNHI